In a single window of the Danio aesculapii chromosome 20, fDanAes4.1, whole genome shotgun sequence genome:
- the kcnk2b gene encoding potassium channel subfamily K member 2b, with protein MAAPDLLDPKTAVHNSKPRLSFSAPPVLLKTPEDCEIRVTVMRWKTVLSVFLLVVLYLILGATVFKELEQPYETLQKLNILMEKLEFLEQHPCVNSSDLENLVKQVVSALRAGINPSGNSSNQSSLWDLSNSFFFSGTVITTIGFGNISPHTEVGRIFCIIYALLGIPLFGFLLAGVGDQLGTIFGKAIAKVEGMIDKWNVSQTKIRVISTLLFILFGCLLFVTLPAVIFKHIEGWSALESIYFVVITLTTIGFGDFVAGEAERRHHEESSGGSQLEYLDYYKPLVWFWILVGLAYFAAVLSMIGDWFRVISKKTKEEVGEFRAHAAEWTANVSAEFKETRRRLSVDIYDKFQRATSIKRKLSAEINLSPPINQQMTPGKRARSVNLGDEREAYPYTFARNGSLFLNSLIPDYADHRDMTRIQTK; from the exons A tggcTGCTCCTGACCTCCTTGATCCCAAAACAGCCGTGCACAACTCCAAACCACGTCTGTCATTCTCAGCTCCGCCGGTGCTGCTGAAGACTCCAGAGGACTGTGAGATTCGAGTGACCGTCATGCGTTGGAAGACGGTGCTCAGTGTCTTCCTGCTGGTGGTGCTTTACCTGATCCTCGGAGCAACTGTGTTTAAGGAGCTGGAACAGCCTTATGAGACGTTACAGAAACTGAACATCCTGATGGAAAAGCTGGAGTTCCTCGAGCAGCACCCCTGCGTCAATTCATCAGACCTGGAAAACTTAGTCAAG CAGGTGGTGTCAGCGTTGCGGGCAGGAATTAACCCGTCAGGAAACTCATCCAATCAAAGCAGTTTATGGGACCTTAGCAATTCCTTCTTCTTCTCTGGAACAGTTATTACAACTATAG GATTTGGGAATATCTCGCCACACACAGAAGTCGGACGCATCTTCTGTATTATTTATGCTTTGCTGGGAATTCCTCTGTTCGGATTCTTACTGGCAGGAGTGGGAGACCAGCTCGGAACAATCTTCGGAAAGGCAATTGCCAAAGTGGAAGGAATGATTGAT AAGTGGAACGTGAGTCAAACCAAGATCCGTGTGATCTCTACTCTTCTTTTCATTCTGTTTGGTTGTCTGCTCTTCGTCACGCTGCCGGCcgttatattcaaacacattgAGGGCTGGAGTGCACTGGAGTCCATCTACTTTGTCGTCATTACTTTGACAACCATTGGTTTTGGAGATTTCGTTGCAGGCGAGGCTGAGCGACGCCACCATGAAGAGAGCAGTG GAGGTTCTCAGCTGGAGTATCTGGACTACTACAAGCCCCTGGTGTGGTTTTGGATCCTGGTTGGTTTAGCCTACTTCGCAGCTGTTCTCAGTATGATTGGGGACTGGTTCCGGGTTATCTccaagaaaacaaaagaagag GTTGGAGAGTTTCGAGCTCATGCTGCTGAATGGACTGCTAATGTGTCCGCTGAGTTTAAAGAGACACGTCGGCGACTGAGTGTCGACATTTACGACAAATTCCAGCGTGCAACATCAATAAAACGCAAACTGTCCGCGGAAATAAATCTCAGCCCTCCTATCAATCAGCAGATGACACCAGGGAAGCGTGCGCGTTCAGTTAACCTTGGAGATGAGAGAGAAGCATATCCCTACACCTTTGCAAGAAACGGAAGTCTATTCCTCAACAGCCTCATCCCGGATTACGCTGACCATCGGGATATGACTAGAATACAAACCAAATGA